The Clostridium botulinum BKT015925 genome includes the window GCTGCCTTTATAGCTCCCATAACCATTTCTATATTCGCAACACTAAAGGAACCTACTCCATAGCCTTCTTTATCAGCTTTATTTAAAATTTGTTCCATATTTACTAAAGGCATAGCAGTAACTCCTTCCAATTATTCTTTTTTATATTCTAAAAACTAATTCCATAAATTCTTATAGATTTTTATTATCTCTTCTTTAGTTGGTTGTCTCATTGTATTGCTAGGACTTCCACTTTCTAAAGCGTCACTTGCCATTTTATCAATATTTTCAAAGAATTTTTCTTTATCTATTCCGAACTCTTCTAAAGTTGGTATGTTTATGTCAGAACATAATTTTCCAATTTCATCAACAACTGTTTTAGCTGCTTCCATATTAGTCATACCTTCTTTGTATGAACCAATTACTTTAGCGATATCCGCAAAACGTTCTGGAGTTCCTTCAATAGCAAATTTTAAACATTCTACGAAAAGCATAGCATTTGAAACTCCATGTGGTACATGGAATAATGCTCCTATTGGTCTACTCATTCCATGAATTATTGTAACTGACGCATTGTTAAATGCTATACCAGCTTCTAATGAGCCAAGTGACATTTGATTTCTAGCTTCAAAATCATTTCCTTCATTATAAGCTTTTCTTAAGTTATTAAAGATACGTTTTATTGCTGATAAAGCAAATGTATCTGATAGAGGTTGAGCAACCCTTGATGTATAAGATTCAACTGCATGAGTTAAAGCATCTATTCCAGTAGCTGCTGTAACTCCTTTTGGAGCTGTCATTGTCATTTCAGCATCAACTATTGCAAGTTGTGGTAATAAGTTTGGTCCTTTTAATAACATTTTTACATTATTTACTGTATCTGAAATGATTGTAAATTGTGTTGCTTCTGATCCAGTTCCAGCTGTTGTTGGTACTGCAACAAGTGGTGGTGGACAAATTTCGATAATTTTTCCCATATAGTCTGAAATTTTTCCTGGGTTTGTTATCATAGCACCAATTGCCTTCATAGTATCAATTGGACTTCCTCCCCCTACAGCTATTAAGAAATCACATTCTTCACTCTTATATATCTCTATTCCCTTATCAACCATAACATCAGTTGGTTCAGAATTTACTTCATCATATATTACATATTGTATATTGTTTTCATTTAATATATCTGTTACTTTTGAAACATTTCCGATTTTAACCATTATTTCATCAGTAACGATTAAAGCTTTTTTTCCAAACTCTTTAAGGTAAATTCCAGCATCTTTAAGTGCTTCCTTACCATATACAATTTTTTTTGGAACAATAACTTTATGTGCCATTGAAATTTCCCCCTAATTTCTAAAAATATTATCAAAATTTCACAACTTTACATTAAATTACAAAATGTAACACTGTTTTGTTTGCGTTTTTGATTAACTTTTGATTAGATTTTAACACTCCATTTAATCGTTGTCAATATGTTTTTTACCAATATTTTTATAATTTTACTCACTTCATGATTATGTTTTGATTAAATATATGTTAACTTTCCAAAATGTATTCATGTTTTTGGATACATTATTAATATATAATGAAAAAAACTTGTAATTATTCACATATTCTTATATAATGTTACTGTAATGATATCTATTGATTTGGATACTTGAGGAGGTTAAAAATGAAATCTCATAGAATAAAAGAAATCGAGAATTATGTATTGCAGAATGAACATGCTTCAATAGATACATTGTGTTCTCTTTTTAATGTTTCAAAAAACACCATAAGAAGGGATATCGCAGTATTAGTGAATAAAGGAATCGTAAAAAAGGTTTATGGTGGAATTACTTTAAATAATGAAGAAAAATTAACTGTTCCTTTTGAACAAAGGGAAGTTACCCATAAAGACGAAAAGTACTTAATCGCTGAGTATGCAAGTAAGCTCGTTGAAGATAACGATATTATTTTTATAGATTCAGGTACAACCACAGTACATATGATACCTTTCTTAAATGATAGAAAAAATTTGACTATAATAACTAATAACCTTAATATACTACTAAAGGCTTTGCCTTATTCAAATGTAGATATATTATCCACAGGAGGAACTCTCTTTAGAGAAACTAATTCTTTAATCGGTGTAGAAGCTTCAAACTTCCTAAAAAATTATAATATATCAAAAGCATTTATGGCCACTACAGGTTTCTCTATTGATAAAGGAGTTACAAATTCATCTAATTTTGAATATGACGTAAAAAAAACAGTAGTTGAAAATAGCTCAAATGTAATACTTTTAGCTGATCACTCAAAATTAGATACAGCTTCGCTTAAAACTTATTGTAATTTGGAAGATATCACTTGTTTTATTACAGATAGAATTCCACCTAAAGAATATGTTAAGTTTTTTCAAGAACACAATATAGATTTAATTACTCCAGATAACTAAAACACCCCTATAAGTTTTTACTTATAGGGGTGTTTTTAACTTTTGAACATATTGGTTGTTTTTTGAGTAACTTTGAGTATATTTTTAAAAATATCTATCATTCATGTGTTTTATAACAAATTCTTGCCACAGTAGAAGTTGTTATAAAAACTTCTATTAATGTCTGAAGTCATATATTCTTTGATAAAACCTCTGATTTTCATTATCACAAACAATAAACTTTACTTATATTTACAGATCACTTTAAACTCAAATATTATTTGTCTAACTATACATTCTTTTAATATTATCCAATTCAGATGTTGTTATTATTTCTACATTTAAAGCTGATGTAACCTTCTTCATATCATTAAATACAGAATATACCGTCGACTGGCTAGCACCCATTAATAATCCTATAGGATTCATATTCTCATTTAAAAGCACACTTCCCGAATCTCCCTTATCTGATTTTACATCAGCAGCTATTTGCCCTTTAAATAAAGCTTTTTTTCCAGAAGAATTAATAATTTGAGTAACATCAGTTTCTGTTATCTCACCTTCAGTATATCCAGTAGTTCTACCAACTTTAAACACTTTTTCTCCAATTTTAGGTGAAGCTATCTGTTTTACGTCTTTACCAACTATAGCCATCGTAGTACTTACAAGAGAAATGTCTGATACTTTAGCTACAGCTGCATCTACTGTATTTTCTGGTTTGGAAAATGTTCCTATATATTTTATATTAGTACTTCTTACTAAGTTTGCAATTACGTCATTTCTTATATTTCCACCATCTAAAACTCCTGGCTGCACTATCGGCGTTCCAAAAGACATCTTTTCCAATGGATTTAATACATGACTTGCACTTAATAAATAAACTGCTTTTTCTCGTTTATTTTTAACTAAACATCCTAAAGTTCCATAGATTCCAATACCAACAGGCCCTATACTATATCCACATTGCGTTGGGCGAATCCTTCCATTAAGTGCGCAGGTAGTAAAAACTCCACTCTCCACTACATCTGTTGGAATATAATTAAAATATGCTGGAATTAAATCTTCCTTAGCTATATCATTGGAAGGTAATTTTTTAGATACAAAAACCCTTATGCACTT containing:
- a CDS encoding iron-containing alcohol dehydrogenase codes for the protein MAHKVIVPKKIVYGKEALKDAGIYLKEFGKKALIVTDEIMVKIGNVSKVTDILNENNIQYVIYDEVNSEPTDVMVDKGIEIYKSEECDFLIAVGGGSPIDTMKAIGAMITNPGKISDYMGKIIEICPPPLVAVPTTAGTGSEATQFTIISDTVNNVKMLLKGPNLLPQLAIVDAEMTMTAPKGVTAATGIDALTHAVESYTSRVAQPLSDTFALSAIKRIFNNLRKAYNEGNDFEARNQMSLGSLEAGIAFNNASVTIIHGMSRPIGALFHVPHGVSNAMLFVECLKFAIEGTPERFADIAKVIGSYKEGMTNMEAAKTVVDEIGKLCSDINIPTLEEFGIDKEKFFENIDKMASDALESGSPSNTMRQPTKEEIIKIYKNLWN
- a CDS encoding DeoR/GlpR family DNA-binding transcription regulator — protein: MKSHRIKEIENYVLQNEHASIDTLCSLFNVSKNTIRRDIAVLVNKGIVKKVYGGITLNNEEKLTVPFEQREVTHKDEKYLIAEYASKLVEDNDIIFIDSGTTTVHMIPFLNDRKNLTIITNNLNILLKALPYSNVDILSTGGTLFRETNSLIGVEASNFLKNYNISKAFMATTGFSIDKGVTNSSNFEYDVKKTVVENSSNVILLADHSKLDTASLKTYCNLEDITCFITDRIPPKEYVKFFQEHNIDLITPDN